One window of Chamaesiphon minutus PCC 6605 genomic DNA carries:
- a CDS encoding iron-siderophore ABC transporter substrate-binding protein, with the protein MKFTNYFYKLVVAIGLLLTIAACAGKLEHSIRSIAPTANRANCQQIEHTAGTTQVCDRPQRIVVLGPYILEPLLALGVQPVAFGDYAALHRGEYTKPSQQIPYLGKRIAGSVANVGMAGTPSIEAIVKAKPDLILGIDIANTQHYQTLSKIAPTLILKWGDPDGNLQTIAQAVNRTERAADLLRETKQQIATARQAFAPLVATAPKLLMLISPDLREVGLVTKIHNRCSSLPQDLGFQLVYPQQFGQAQPKTFAPISLETFPDLDAADAIVLLGHNFRNVSERSISNGFEESQLTKLQQTWTSNPIARSLKASKAGKVYFIPSYLCLALPGPIGTQLYLEELKKQLLTTSGSSLLQ; encoded by the coding sequence ATGAAATTTACGAATTATTTTTATAAGCTGGTTGTGGCGATCGGCTTGCTGCTGACGATCGCTGCCTGTGCGGGCAAATTAGAGCATTCGATTCGATCGATCGCGCCAACTGCAAACCGCGCTAACTGCCAGCAAATCGAGCATACCGCCGGAACGACTCAAGTGTGCGATCGACCGCAACGGATTGTCGTATTAGGCCCATATATATTAGAACCATTACTGGCTCTCGGTGTTCAACCAGTAGCCTTTGGCGACTATGCTGCTTTGCACCGAGGCGAATATACCAAACCCAGCCAACAGATTCCCTATTTAGGAAAGCGGATCGCCGGATCTGTCGCCAATGTGGGCATGGCTGGTACCCCCTCGATCGAGGCAATTGTCAAAGCAAAACCGGACTTAATTTTGGGAATAGATATTGCCAATACCCAGCACTATCAAACCCTGTCGAAGATCGCGCCCACACTAATTCTCAAATGGGGCGATCCCGATGGCAATCTCCAGACGATCGCCCAAGCCGTGAATCGCACCGAACGCGCCGCAGATTTATTGCGGGAGACAAAACAACAAATTGCCACCGCCCGCCAAGCGTTTGCCCCCCTAGTTGCCACCGCGCCCAAGTTGCTAATGCTGATTTCACCTGACTTACGCGAGGTGGGACTAGTCACCAAAATTCACAATCGCTGTAGCTCTTTACCCCAAGATTTAGGCTTTCAATTGGTCTACCCGCAACAATTTGGACAAGCACAGCCTAAGACTTTCGCGCCGATTTCACTCGAAACATTCCCCGATCTCGATGCGGCTGATGCGATCGTGTTGCTAGGGCATAACTTCCGCAATGTCTCAGAACGTTCGATTTCCAATGGGTTTGAAGAATCTCAACTGACTAAACTCCAACAAACTTGGACGAGTAACCCGATCGCCCGATCGCTCAAAGCTAGCAAAGCAGGTAAGGTCTATTTCATCCCTAGCTATCTCTGTCTGGCATTACCTGGCCCAATTGGGACTCAGCTCTATCTTGAGGAGTTAAAAAAACAACTATTAACAACATCAGGTTCGAGCCTCCTCCAGTAG
- a CDS encoding LLM class flavin-dependent oxidoreductase — protein MEFSLFYFSGDGSTTSRDKYRLLIEGAKFADRHGFAAVWIPERHFDAFGGLYPNPAVAGAAIAALTDNIQIRSGSVVMPLQDPLRVAEEWAMVDNFSQGRVGLSFAPGWHPNDFVLAPEKYADKKAIMWRDIQVVQQLWQGESIELIGGHGKPVSINTFPKPLQPQVPIWITSLSDESFIEAGKIGANILTSPLYQSLDEILCKITLYRQALAQSGRDPQSGKVSMMIHTFIGDDLESVKIKVKQPFKNYLKTHFDLVVKSAGDLRFSIDPKTMTARDLDDLLEFSFETYFNGKVLMGTPTQCRTIIDSLQQAGVDEVAALIDFGVEFEWVMESLDFLKDIKHSYTSIDRVKTLVS, from the coding sequence ATGGAATTCAGTTTGTTTTACTTTTCTGGAGACGGCTCCACCACCAGCCGCGACAAATATCGCCTACTGATCGAAGGCGCGAAATTCGCCGATCGACATGGGTTTGCCGCAGTTTGGATTCCCGAACGTCATTTTGATGCTTTTGGTGGCTTGTACCCTAATCCAGCCGTCGCTGGAGCCGCGATCGCCGCCCTTACCGATAACATTCAAATCCGCTCTGGTAGCGTCGTCATGCCCTTGCAAGATCCCTTGCGCGTCGCCGAAGAATGGGCAATGGTAGACAACTTCTCTCAAGGACGAGTCGGACTCTCATTTGCCCCTGGTTGGCATCCCAATGATTTTGTGCTCGCACCCGAAAAATACGCCGACAAAAAAGCCATTATGTGGCGCGATATTCAAGTAGTTCAACAACTTTGGCAGGGCGAATCGATCGAACTAATCGGCGGGCATGGTAAACCTGTGAGCATCAATACATTCCCCAAACCATTGCAGCCACAAGTACCAATTTGGATTACTTCGCTATCCGATGAATCATTTATTGAAGCAGGTAAAATCGGCGCGAATATTCTCACATCCCCCCTATATCAAAGCTTAGATGAAATCCTCTGCAAAATTACTTTATATCGTCAAGCCCTAGCCCAAAGTGGTCGCGATCCGCAGAGTGGAAAAGTATCCATGATGATTCATACCTTCATCGGTGACGATCTAGAATCTGTCAAAATTAAAGTCAAACAACCATTCAAAAACTACCTAAAAACTCACTTCGATCTAGTCGTCAAATCTGCTGGCGATCTACGATTCTCGATCGATCCAAAAACTATGACCGCCCGCGATCTCGATGATTTGTTAGAATTTAGCTTCGAGACTTATTTTAATGGCAAAGTACTGATGGGAACGCCGACACAGTGCCGAACAATTATTGATAGTTTACAGCAAGCCGGAGTCGATGAAGTTGCTGCATTAATTGATTTTGGCGTGGAATTTGAGTGGGTAATGGAAAGCTTGGATTTTCTCAAGGATATCAAACATAGTTATACGTCAATCGATCGAGTCAAAACTTTAGTGAGTTAA
- a CDS encoding COG4280 domain-containing protein: protein MIDINWNILIAAIGGAAIDFLEIAVIAYAIARSGYQKEAIAGSIFGILLVGIIAIPFGGILRSIPLNWLEILVGVTLLWFGSRWVNKSIKRLAKGKRAGWMSEDPLAAEEIVLDGQNLGFNQLNFWVMAKSAILETFEVAILVVTLGLASGAWYESLAGTAIALVFSVLIVTVLHQYLLNVPELLIKLGSGILLGSLGTFWLGEGLGFDWLFGDLAIAAIVLAYSGIAAIVLWWLKRNILTVEIVDRVEQ, encoded by the coding sequence ATGATAGACATTAACTGGAACATTCTCATCGCCGCCATCGGTGGTGCTGCGATCGATTTTTTGGAGATTGCCGTAATTGCCTATGCGATCGCGCGATCGGGTTATCAAAAAGAAGCGATTGCGGGTAGTATTTTTGGCATATTACTAGTTGGAATAATTGCCATTCCCTTTGGCGGTATCTTGCGATCGATTCCCCTCAACTGGCTGGAAATTCTCGTCGGCGTAACCTTACTTTGGTTTGGTTCGCGATGGGTAAATAAATCTATTAAACGGCTGGCAAAAGGCAAACGAGCAGGGTGGATGTCTGAAGATCCTCTTGCTGCTGAGGAAATAGTATTAGATGGGCAGAATTTGGGATTCAATCAATTGAATTTCTGGGTGATGGCAAAAAGTGCAATCCTCGAAACTTTTGAGGTTGCCATTTTAGTTGTGACATTAGGATTAGCTTCAGGTGCTTGGTATGAATCTTTAGCTGGTACGGCGATCGCGCTGGTATTTTCAGTACTGATTGTCACGGTTTTACACCAGTATTTATTAAATGTACCGGAGTTATTAATTAAGTTAGGATCGGGTATTTTATTAGGTAGTTTGGGGACATTTTGGTTGGGCGAGGGGTTGGGTTTTGATTGGTTATTTGGGGATTTAGCGATTGCCGCGATCGTGCTGGCTTATAGCGGGATTGCGGCGATTGTTTTGTGGTGGTTGAAACGCAATATCTTAACGGTTGAAATTGTCGATCGGGTAGAACAGTAG
- a CDS encoding non-ribosomal peptide synthetase, with amino-acid sequence MTNDLSKRIAALSPEQQALLKQRLSQQKTSQPTQVWAIPKRDKTTGQDRFAVSFGQQRMWFQDQLGTQSAVSNNVSISLKISGNLDVNALERSLVEILDRHEVLRTNFQTIAGELIQIIHPVGNWYVPFIDLRSLDPLERDREIERIAQAQACQIFNLATDVLLRSSLLICAPTEHILLLTLHHISVDAWSIGVFFRELSAIYAAFASGKPSPLSALPVQYADFAIWQRQYLQGQMLAEDLAYWQQKLHQAPDLLPLPSDRSRPSVQSFTGKTLSFTIPKPLTKSISALSQQTGCTTFVTLLAALQTLLFRYSGQEDILVGAPIANRQQPELENLIGCFINTLVFRSDLSGNPSFRILLDRVRETVLGSLAHQTLPFEKLVEELQLARNLTYAPLFQVMLVFQNAFSIENIELPNLAVEHDRIDNHTSQFDFTIHLVESEIGLIGKLEYNTDLFDESTIERLLAHFQTLLAGIVANPDCCLAELPLLAPSELQQLQSWNQSAVNDLPIIGIDRAFAAQVSRTPDALAVICGDEQLTYRELDRRTNQLAHYLQNLGVKADSLVGICVDRSIETIVGLWGIIKAGGAYVPIDPNYPAERLEFILADAQVSVLLTKKSLLQRLKPLLVLQSTRRRTNNFDAPVVLLDGDWERINLESDADLAVSPPIERLAYIIYTSGSTGQPKGVMVQHDSLANYTAAAIEEYTISDRDRVLQFASLSFDAAAEEIFPCLTCGATLVLRTEAMLSSIEIFLHTCDEWQITVLDLPTAFWHQMVTEMSTQKLSLPDSVRLVILGGEKAARDRFITWQKLVKPHVRLVNSYGPTEATIVTTTIDLSALTEAQLTGRELPIGTPVTNASTYILDSSLQPTPSGIPGELYIGGAGVARGYLNRPDLTALAFIPDPFKPNARLYKTGDRVRYWADGNIEFLGRIDRQVKIRGFRIELGEIEALLTQHPQVRESLVIDRPDANGDIEIVAYIVPESDSELTIRSLRRLLETRLPKYMMPAGFVLLAAFPLNGNGKIDRQMLPAPELDRSDLDNVFIAPRTPIETEIARIFGEVLNLVGGSGAFAPAIASMQENRVGVDDDFFELGGHSLLATKLIARLLSSFEVPLSIVDLFQSPTVAGLAERIDRLSIDRKSSLRPIERTFSVSAPLSFSQESIWAWHHAGSKSSALNSSIVLRITGDLNRAVVERSFNEIVRRHEILRTVFREIDERPIQSILPTLHLPLGYQDLQPLPPDERELAAFNLAIDLATPEFDLAVAPLLRTNLLQLAPQEHWLLLTMHHIITDGSSFSLLIDELHQLIQAYERGLPSPLSLVPLQYADFVAWQQQPEHQVEIDRQLAYWSQKLVDGNGNADSTVSTKTLTSQSKYGFTAFPDALAEAIAALSQTLGVTSFAILSTGLQLALAAESGREEIAIVTTIGNRTVPQTETMLGCFINETILKSQLCPDLTGKMLLDRLQLDIYEAIAHKDVPFESVLSQIERHAPIDLMASLTVTNSTQGLAAIPNWELVVMQTRTQQWDDISAELDDIGTPLEFYIEMSKPMRVMVNYGIERYTEESIDRLLASYESILRKLITAPAATVAHLLEEART; translated from the coding sequence ATGACCAACGATTTATCAAAAAGAATTGCCGCATTGTCGCCAGAACAACAGGCATTATTAAAACAACGATTAAGCCAACAAAAGACGAGCCAGCCAACTCAGGTTTGGGCAATACCTAAACGAGATAAAACAACTGGGCAAGATCGATTCGCTGTCTCCTTTGGGCAACAACGGATGTGGTTTCAAGACCAATTAGGAACTCAAAGTGCAGTTTCTAATAATGTTTCTATTTCTCTAAAAATATCTGGTAATCTCGATGTCAATGCCCTCGAACGTAGCCTTGTTGAAATCCTCGATCGCCATGAAGTTTTACGGACGAATTTTCAAACTATTGCGGGCGAACTGATTCAAATTATTCATCCTGTCGGTAATTGGTATGTTCCTTTTATCGATTTGCGATCGTTAGATCCATTAGAGCGCGATCGAGAAATAGAACGCATCGCCCAAGCCCAAGCCTGCCAAATATTTAACTTAGCAACCGATGTATTGTTACGATCGAGTCTATTAATTTGCGCTCCTACCGAACATATTTTGCTATTAACCTTGCATCATATTAGCGTCGATGCCTGGTCGATCGGGGTCTTTTTTCGCGAACTGAGTGCAATTTATGCCGCTTTTGCTAGTGGTAAACCTTCCCCTTTGTCGGCGTTACCAGTTCAATATGCCGACTTTGCAATCTGGCAACGGCAATATTTACAAGGGCAAATGTTAGCAGAAGATTTGGCTTATTGGCAACAGAAATTACATCAAGCTCCTGATTTATTGCCATTACCGAGCGATCGATCTCGTCCTTCGGTACAATCTTTTACAGGTAAAACCTTATCTTTTACTATTCCTAAGCCGCTGACTAAATCGATCTCGGCATTATCGCAGCAAACAGGTTGTACGACTTTTGTTACTCTGTTAGCTGCTCTGCAAACGTTGCTATTTCGGTATAGTGGGCAAGAAGATATCCTCGTCGGCGCGCCGATTGCCAATCGTCAGCAACCGGAATTAGAAAATTTAATCGGCTGTTTTATCAATACTTTGGTATTCCGCAGCGATTTGTCAGGTAATCCCAGTTTTCGGATTTTACTCGATCGCGTGCGAGAAACTGTATTAGGCTCGTTGGCGCATCAAACTTTGCCGTTTGAAAAATTGGTAGAGGAATTACAATTAGCTCGAAATTTAACTTATGCACCGTTATTTCAGGTGATGTTGGTATTTCAAAATGCCTTTTCGATCGAGAATATCGAACTACCAAATTTAGCTGTCGAACACGATCGCATCGACAATCATACATCTCAATTTGACTTTACCATCCACCTGGTAGAATCTGAGATCGGGCTGATTGGAAAACTAGAATATAACACCGATCTATTCGACGAATCGACAATCGAGCGGCTGTTGGCACATTTCCAGACTTTACTTGCGGGAATCGTCGCCAATCCCGACTGCTGTTTGGCAGAACTTCCGCTGCTCGCGCCGAGCGAATTGCAGCAGTTACAATCGTGGAATCAGAGTGCTGTTAACGATCTTCCCATCATTGGGATCGATCGAGCTTTTGCCGCACAGGTATCGCGCACCCCCGATGCGCTGGCGGTAATCTGTGGTGACGAACAACTTACCTATCGCGAACTCGATCGACGTACCAATCAATTAGCCCATTATCTCCAGAATTTGGGCGTTAAAGCAGACAGTTTAGTTGGTATCTGTGTGGATCGATCGATCGAGACGATCGTGGGTTTATGGGGGATTATCAAAGCTGGCGGCGCATATGTACCGATCGATCCTAATTATCCCGCCGAGCGGTTGGAGTTTATCCTCGCCGATGCCCAAGTGTCGGTATTATTAACTAAAAAATCACTGCTTCAGCGGTTGAAACCGCTGCTGGTGTTGCAAAGTACGCGCAGGCGGACTAATAATTTTGATGCTCCTGTGGTGTTACTCGATGGGGATTGGGAACGGATTAACTTAGAAAGTGACGCAGATTTAGCGGTTTCCCCACCGATCGAGCGGCTTGCTTATATTATCTACACATCTGGTTCGACTGGACAACCGAAAGGCGTGATGGTGCAGCATGATTCCTTGGCAAATTATACCGCCGCAGCGATTGAGGAATATACAATTAGCGATCGCGATCGCGTGCTGCAATTTGCCTCACTGAGTTTTGATGCGGCGGCGGAAGAAATCTTTCCCTGTTTGACGTGTGGGGCGACATTGGTATTGCGAACCGAAGCCATGCTCAGTTCGATCGAGATTTTTCTCCATACCTGCGATGAGTGGCAAATTACCGTTTTAGACTTACCCACCGCCTTCTGGCATCAGATGGTAACGGAAATGTCAACCCAGAAATTAAGTCTACCGGACTCCGTGCGGTTGGTAATTTTAGGCGGTGAAAAAGCCGCGCGAGATCGCTTTATAACCTGGCAAAAACTGGTTAAACCTCACGTCCGCCTCGTTAACAGCTATGGGCCGACTGAAGCGACAATTGTGACCACTACGATCGATTTATCTGCGCTCACAGAGGCACAATTAACCGGACGCGAACTACCGATCGGCACACCAGTTACCAATGCCAGTACCTACATCCTCGACTCATCGCTCCAACCGACTCCCAGCGGCATTCCTGGGGAATTGTATATCGGTGGGGCAGGTGTGGCGCGAGGCTACCTCAATCGTCCCGATCTCACCGCACTAGCGTTTATTCCCGATCCCTTTAAACCCAATGCCCGTCTGTATAAAACAGGCGATCGGGTGCGTTATTGGGCGGATGGAAATATCGAATTTCTGGGGCGGATCGATCGACAGGTAAAAATACGCGGATTTCGGATCGAATTGGGTGAGATTGAAGCCTTGTTGACTCAACATCCTCAAGTGCGCGAAAGTCTGGTTATCGATCGCCCAGATGCCAACGGGGACATAGAGATCGTCGCCTATATCGTGCCTGAATCTGACTCTGAACTAACCATCCGCAGTCTCCGCCGTCTGCTGGAAACCAGATTGCCTAAGTATATGATGCCAGCGGGATTCGTACTGTTAGCCGCCTTCCCGCTCAATGGTAACGGCAAGATCGATCGTCAAATGTTACCCGCTCCAGAACTCGATCGATCGGATTTAGATAACGTATTTATCGCCCCACGCACTCCAATCGAGACGGAAATCGCCCGCATTTTTGGTGAGGTATTAAATCTCGTTGGCGGTAGCGGAGCGTTTGCCCCAGCAATAGCCTCTATGCAAGAGAATCGAGTCGGTGTCGATGATGACTTTTTTGAGTTGGGCGGACATTCTTTACTCGCTACCAAATTAATCGCCCGATTGCTGTCGAGTTTTGAAGTACCACTATCGATCGTCGATCTGTTTCAATCGCCGACGGTTGCTGGTTTAGCAGAACGGATCGATCGACTCTCGATCGATCGTAAATCATCCCTACGCCCAATCGAGCGCACCTTTTCAGTATCTGCACCCCTTTCCTTCTCCCAAGAGTCGATTTGGGCTTGGCATCATGCCGGGAGTAAAAGTTCCGCCCTCAATAGCTCGATCGTGTTGCGAATTACAGGCGATCTCAATCGAGCCGTCGTCGAGCGCAGCTTTAATGAAATCGTCCGCCGCCATGAGATTTTGCGGACGGTATTTCGCGAGATTGACGAACGACCGATCCAGTCTATCTTACCCACACTACACCTCCCATTAGGTTATCAAGATTTACAACCCTTACCCCCAGACGAGCGGGAATTAGCCGCATTTAACCTCGCGATCGATCTTGCCACTCCTGAATTCGATCTCGCCGTCGCACCCCTACTGCGAACCAACTTATTACAACTCGCCCCCCAGGAGCATTGGTTATTACTGACGATGCACCACATTATTACCGATGGCTCTTCCTTTAGTTTGCTAATTGACGAATTGCATCAACTCATCCAAGCTTACGAACGGGGTTTGCCCTCACCATTGTCCCTTGTCCCGCTGCAATATGCCGATTTTGTGGCTTGGCAACAGCAGCCAGAGCATCAAGTTGAAATCGATCGCCAGTTAGCCTACTGGTCACAAAAATTAGTTGATGGTAATGGGAATGCTGACTCCACCGTCTCAACTAAAACATTGACTTCTCAGTCTAAATATGGATTTACTGCGTTCCCCGATGCTCTAGCTGAGGCGATCGCCGCCTTGAGTCAAACCCTCGGCGTTACCAGTTTTGCGATTCTCTCTACTGGCTTACAACTGGCTCTAGCGGCTGAAAGTGGACGAGAAGAGATTGCGATTGTCACCACGATCGGCAATCGAACGGTACCCCAAACCGAAACTATGCTGGGCTGCTTTATCAATGAAACGATCTTAAAATCACAACTTTGCCCCGATCTGACTGGCAAGATGTTACTCGATCGACTCCAACTGGATATCTACGAGGCGATCGCTCATAAAGATGTGCCGTTTGAGTCGGTACTCAGCCAAATCGAGCGTCACGCGCCGATCGATCTGATGGCGAGTCTGACTGTAACTAACTCCACTCAGGGTTTAGCTGCCATCCCCAATTGGGAACTAGTTGTCATGCAAACCCGCACCCAACAATGGGATGATATTTCTGCTGAACTCGACGATATTGGCACGCCCCTAGAATTTTATATAGAAATGTCCAAACCGATGCGGGTAATGGTTAATTATGGGATCGAAAGGTATACGGAGGAGTCGATCGATCGACTCCTCGCTAGCTACGAGTCGATTCTGAGAAAACTCATAACCGCACCAGCAGCCACGGTAGCACACCTACTGGAGGAGGCTCGAACCTGA